A DNA window from Turicibacter sp. TJ11 contains the following coding sequences:
- a CDS encoding YhgE/Pip domain-containing protein, with translation MIKNILTIYKTDLKRIFSNYAAMIVILALCILPSLYAWFNIKASWDPYGQEATSQIKIGVINNDKGTTFNNREINIGDEVVDQLKENDLMGWQFVSEEEGDKALEEGEFYATITIPDNFSKDITSLVSSEVKKGEIIYRVNEKINAIAPKLTSKGATGVQENINKTIVETVSGILFESGKELGLEIQETVLPQLSTVYHQLEELISKFDEMNELVQTAHQGGIQLKDLIASIQTDLPLISETIVSAQATVTSLESFIETSKSSLADFMPTLKEDISLVQSIANDLLTYTEELKQAIVNGTEQAPQLVSNLISKIESTQGLIQSLVKILETFNKFPAGKLDEVINQLTDTSNQLDQAKVVLNQVYESLLKGGEPDLTALNKVETLLTNVSTTMEDIYNRFDTAITPALNEVINEAYVTADHVLTVLKEAQNKLPEVESLLNTAYEGADKGINAIEYVNSSLPKAEDKVKEITSKLGDINNSQDLKEVLSILQEAVTERQNFMTSPVDLVEETIFPMHNYGTAMTPFYSVLAQWVGITLLISILSVHALGNYRPIEEYFGKFLLFATIALIQGLIIALGDLYLLNIYCVNPTLFIVGSLLTSVTFTFIIYSLVSVFGNVGKVISIILLVLQVAGSGGTFPIQLTPRFFQVIHPFLPFTYAISFAREAIGGVVVTVLMKDIVIMLIYMVMVMLVSIFLKKPINKLLFGFAEKFEESQLGE, from the coding sequence ATGATAAAAAATATTTTAACCATTTATAAAACCGATCTGAAACGCATTTTTTCTAACTATGCGGCGATGATTGTCATTTTAGCACTGTGCATTTTACCATCCCTTTACGCTTGGTTTAATATCAAGGCATCATGGGATCCCTATGGACAAGAGGCAACGAGTCAAATTAAAATTGGTGTCATTAATAACGATAAAGGAACGACGTTTAATAATCGTGAAATCAATATTGGTGATGAGGTGGTTGATCAGTTAAAAGAAAATGACCTCATGGGATGGCAGTTTGTCAGTGAAGAAGAGGGCGATAAAGCATTAGAAGAGGGAGAGTTTTATGCAACCATTACCATTCCAGATAACTTTTCAAAAGATATTACCTCATTAGTAAGTAGTGAGGTAAAAAAGGGTGAAATCATTTATCGCGTCAATGAAAAAATTAATGCGATTGCTCCTAAACTAACGAGTAAAGGTGCAACAGGTGTTCAAGAAAATATTAATAAAACCATCGTGGAAACAGTCAGTGGAATTTTATTTGAAAGTGGAAAAGAGCTTGGCTTAGAAATCCAAGAAACAGTTTTACCTCAACTTTCAACAGTTTATCATCAACTAGAGGAGTTAATTTCAAAGTTTGATGAGATGAATGAATTGGTTCAAACTGCGCATCAAGGTGGCATTCAGTTAAAGGATTTAATTGCATCCATTCAAACCGATTTACCACTCATTAGTGAAACCATTGTGTCAGCACAAGCAACGGTGACTTCGTTAGAGAGTTTCATTGAGACTTCAAAATCGTCTTTAGCAGACTTTATGCCAACCTTAAAAGAAGATATATCATTAGTTCAATCTATTGCTAATGACTTATTAACTTACACAGAGGAGCTAAAACAGGCGATTGTAAACGGTACTGAGCAAGCACCACAATTAGTGTCGAATTTAATTAGCAAAATAGAAAGTACCCAAGGGCTCATTCAGTCACTGGTTAAGATTTTGGAGACGTTTAATAAGTTTCCTGCCGGAAAATTAGATGAGGTTATCAACCAACTAACGGATACATCTAATCAGCTCGATCAAGCCAAAGTGGTGTTAAATCAAGTGTATGAAAGTCTTCTTAAAGGAGGAGAACCAGATTTAACGGCATTAAATAAAGTTGAAACGCTACTCACTAATGTATCCACGACTATGGAAGATATTTATAACCGTTTTGATACAGCAATTACGCCAGCTTTAAATGAAGTGATTAACGAGGCATATGTGACGGCTGATCATGTACTAACAGTGTTAAAGGAAGCACAAAATAAACTTCCAGAGGTTGAATCGTTATTAAATACAGCCTATGAAGGAGCAGATAAAGGAATTAATGCGATTGAGTATGTTAATTCTAGTTTGCCAAAGGCAGAGGATAAGGTCAAAGAAATCACCTCAAAACTTGGTGACATTAATAATAGTCAAGATTTAAAAGAAGTATTGTCTATCTTACAAGAGGCGGTCACTGAACGTCAAAACTTTATGACTTCACCAGTTGATTTAGTCGAAGAGACCATCTTTCCAATGCATAACTATGGTACAGCGATGACGCCTTTTTACAGTGTTTTAGCTCAATGGGTCGGAATCACGTTATTAATCTCTATCTTATCTGTACATGCTTTAGGTAATTATCGTCCAATTGAAGAGTACTTTGGTAAATTTTTATTGTTTGCCACGATCGCACTGATTCAAGGATTAATTATTGCTTTAGGCGACTTATACTTATTAAACATTTACTGTGTTAATCCAACCCTATTTATCGTTGGTTCATTATTAACGAGTGTCACATTTACTTTTATTATTTATTCACTCGTTTCTGTATTTGGAAATGTAGGGAAAGTGATCTCAATTATTTTACTTGTTTTACAAGTCGCGGGATCAGGAGGAACGTTTCCTATTCAATTAACGCCTAGATTTTTTCAAGTGATTCATCCGTTTTTACCATTTACTTATGCGATTTCATTTGCACGCGAAGCCATCGGGGGTGTAGTCGTGACTGTTTTAATGAAAGATATCGTCATTATGTTGATCTATATGGTCATGGTTATGTTAGTTTCCATCTTTTTAAAGAAACCTATTAATAAGCTATTATTTGGATTTGCCGAAAAGTTTGAAGAAAGTCAATTAGGAGAATAA
- a CDS encoding iron-containing alcohol dehydrogenase encodes MRNFTYQNGTKLIFGKDTEKLVGHEIAQYTTKVLLHYGGGSIKKTKLYETVLTSLNNANIEVIELPGVQPNPRLSLVHEGIKMCREQNITFILAVGGGSVIDSAKAIAAGVPYEGDVWDLFCGTPITKDCLPVGTILTIPAAGSETSSGSVITNEENGLKRSCGHSSMRPVFSILNPELTYTLPMYQTACGIADMLAHVLERYFTNEPSVDVTDRLCEATMKAIIKNGRRVMNDPMNYDLRAELMLAGMIAHNGSLDVGRLGDWASHELEHELSGQYDIAHGAGLAIIFPAWMKFVYKHDVQRFAQFGHRVFDLEINLNNLEETALRAIECLEHFFKELNLPTRFTEAHLPTDEIELLAQKLVSHCESVGNFVKIYKEDALAIYQLAL; translated from the coding sequence ATGAGAAATTTCACCTATCAAAATGGAACTAAATTAATTTTTGGGAAAGACACTGAAAAATTAGTTGGTCACGAAATAGCCCAATATACAACGAAAGTTCTGCTTCATTATGGTGGAGGTTCGATCAAAAAAACTAAACTGTATGAGACGGTACTGACTTCGTTAAACAATGCAAACATCGAAGTGATTGAATTACCTGGGGTTCAACCAAATCCACGACTTTCACTTGTTCATGAAGGAATCAAGATGTGTCGAGAACAAAACATTACCTTTATTTTAGCTGTAGGTGGTGGAAGCGTCATTGACTCAGCGAAAGCCATCGCTGCTGGAGTTCCTTATGAGGGAGATGTTTGGGATTTATTCTGTGGCACACCAATTACAAAAGACTGTTTGCCAGTTGGAACGATTTTAACGATTCCCGCTGCAGGAAGTGAAACAAGTAGTGGATCAGTCATTACTAACGAAGAAAATGGTTTAAAACGTAGTTGCGGTCATTCAAGTATGCGCCCCGTCTTCTCTATTTTAAATCCTGAATTAACTTATACGTTACCGATGTATCAAACAGCATGCGGAATTGCTGATATGTTAGCACATGTTTTAGAACGTTATTTTACAAATGAACCTTCTGTTGATGTAACCGATCGCTTATGTGAAGCGACCATGAAAGCCATTATTAAAAACGGTAGACGTGTCATGAACGATCCGATGAATTATGACCTTCGTGCAGAGTTGATGTTAGCTGGTATGATTGCACACAATGGTAGTCTAGATGTGGGGCGTCTAGGTGATTGGGCAAGTCATGAACTAGAACATGAGCTAAGTGGACAATATGACATTGCTCATGGAGCGGGACTTGCGATTATCTTTCCAGCTTGGATGAAGTTTGTTTATAAGCATGATGTTCAACGATTTGCTCAATTTGGTCATCGTGTGTTTGACTTAGAGATTAACTTGAACAACTTAGAAGAAACAGCACTTCGTGCCATTGAATGTTTAGAACATTTCTTTAAAGAACTAAACTTACCCACTCGCTTTACAGAGGCTCACTTACCAACTGATGAGATCGAGTTATTAGCTCAAAAACTCGTTTCTCATTGTGAATCAGTCGGAAATTTCGTTAAGATTTATAAAGAAGATGCCTTAGCTATTTATCAATTAGCTCTTTAA
- a CDS encoding cation diffusion facilitator family transporter, whose amino-acid sequence MITKWLIKYLIKNSDEAQNEMVRQRYVYVAGIIGILANLLLFIIKFSVGILAGSIAVTADAFNNFSDTASSVVTIIGVKLANRPADKEHPHGHGRIEYISALIVAFMVMLVGVQFIQSSISRILNPSDVTFEWISFGLLAISVVVKFWLSRFNKQMGETINSNALKAASVDALGDVFTSSTVLLSFLVARFTSFPIDGYAGVLVACFILYAGYTLVKETISPLLGEAPDEELVSQIYNKLLSYHHITGAHDLMIHNYGVGRIIASIHAEIPADIDVMTIHDIIDEAERQISEELNIHLVIHMDPVCIETEEIKMMKGELEQIIKQHPVIMSMHDFRIIGHEPNKNLIFDLVIDGSKLTKELTEEKIKQEVIDKIQTDHPTYRCIIVIDRMYT is encoded by the coding sequence ATGATTACTAAATGGTTAATTAAATATTTAATTAAAAACAGTGACGAAGCTCAAAACGAGATGGTCAGACAACGCTATGTTTATGTCGCGGGAATAATCGGAATTCTTGCCAACTTATTATTATTTATTATTAAATTTTCAGTTGGAATTTTGGCTGGAAGTATAGCTGTCACAGCCGATGCGTTTAATAACTTTTCAGATACAGCTTCATCAGTCGTCACGATCATTGGGGTGAAATTAGCGAATCGTCCAGCTGATAAAGAGCATCCACATGGACATGGGCGTATTGAATATATTTCAGCATTAATTGTTGCTTTTATGGTCATGTTAGTGGGAGTTCAATTTATTCAATCATCAATCAGTCGAATCTTAAATCCAAGTGATGTGACATTTGAATGGATTTCGTTTGGTTTATTGGCTATCTCAGTTGTGGTTAAATTTTGGTTAAGCCGTTTTAATAAACAGATGGGAGAAACGATTAATTCTAACGCTTTAAAAGCTGCGTCAGTCGATGCACTAGGAGATGTTTTTACGTCTAGTACGGTATTACTGTCTTTTTTAGTGGCTCGATTTACGAGTTTTCCAATTGATGGATATGCTGGCGTTTTAGTCGCTTGTTTTATTTTATATGCAGGCTATACACTGGTAAAAGAAACAATCAGTCCGTTACTTGGAGAAGCCCCTGATGAAGAATTAGTCAGTCAAATCTATAATAAATTATTATCTTATCATCATATTACAGGAGCACATGATTTAATGATTCATAACTATGGAGTCGGACGAATTATTGCTTCCATTCATGCTGAAATTCCGGCGGATATTGATGTAATGACCATTCATGATATCATTGACGAGGCGGAGCGTCAAATTTCAGAGGAGTTAAACATTCATTTAGTCATCCATATGGATCCGGTTTGCATTGAAACAGAAGAGATTAAAATGATGAAGGGAGAGCTTGAACAAATTATTAAGCAACATCCTGTTATTATGTCGATGCATGACTTTAGAATTATTGGACACGAACCCAATAAAAATTTAATTTTTGACTTAGTCATTGATGGATCAAAGCTAACAAAGGAATTAACCGAAGAAAAAATTAAACAAGAAGTCATTGATAAAATTCAAACCGATCATCCCACTTATCGCTGCATTATTGTGATTGATCGAATGTATACATAA
- a CDS encoding PTS transporter subunit EIIC, whose amino-acid sequence MFKYLQRTGKALMLPIAALPIAGILLGIGGAFLGISGMTDAPAIYQSIANGINNSAFLTALLTIMNNIGNIVFGNLPILFAVGVAAGLAKKDKATAALAAVFGFFVMNEVISTLLGLGMTKLGVITPDQVGDYGTYVTTNVGIFTLNMSVFGGIITGMVTSALHNRFFNIQFHPVLSFFAGSRFVPIITSLVMALVGVVLAFVWPFVQDGIGALANVVNSSGIFGSFLFGLVERSCVPFGLHHVFYTPFWYGSFVEANLLIGGQDVLVQGANTAYFVQLGSMGDLVGLDSERMHEIVMGTTSFLAGKFPFMMFGLPGAALAMYKCAKPEKRQAVGGLLGAAALTTILTGITEPLEFTFLFVAPVLFVVHAVFAGLSFMLMAMLDVFIGMTFSGGLIDFVLFGLLPAGAGVATHWYWVLVVGVVYFALYFVVFSFLIKKLNLKTPGREDDNEEVKLFSKKDFQERNGGSAEATTATAGTDEWKEKAPLVLEALGGAENIENLDACITRLRVEVGDTSKVDKDRLKALGAAGVMEVKGGVQAIFGGNSNTLKNYILDIIGD is encoded by the coding sequence ATGTTCAAGTATTTACAACGTACAGGTAAGGCGTTAATGCTTCCAATTGCAGCTTTACCTATTGCAGGGATTTTATTAGGAATTGGTGGGGCATTTTTAGGAATTTCAGGAATGACAGATGCACCAGCTATTTATCAGTCAATCGCTAACGGAATTAATAATTCAGCGTTCTTAACAGCGCTTTTAACGATTATGAATAATATCGGGAATATCGTGTTTGGTAACTTACCTATTTTATTCGCAGTTGGGGTAGCAGCTGGATTAGCGAAAAAAGATAAAGCAACAGCAGCATTAGCAGCTGTATTTGGTTTCTTTGTCATGAATGAAGTTATCTCGACTTTATTAGGATTAGGAATGACAAAATTAGGTGTGATTACACCTGATCAAGTCGGAGATTACGGAACTTATGTGACAACAAATGTCGGAATCTTCACGTTAAATATGTCAGTTTTTGGTGGGATTATTACAGGGATGGTAACATCTGCGTTACATAACAGATTCTTTAACATTCAATTCCATCCTGTATTATCATTCTTTGCAGGATCTCGTTTCGTACCAATCATTACTTCATTAGTAATGGCATTAGTTGGTGTGGTTTTAGCCTTTGTTTGGCCATTCGTTCAAGATGGAATTGGAGCATTAGCAAATGTTGTTAATTCATCAGGAATTTTTGGTTCATTCTTATTTGGATTAGTTGAACGTTCATGTGTGCCATTCGGATTACACCACGTATTCTATACACCATTCTGGTATGGATCTTTCGTTGAGGCTAACTTATTAATTGGTGGACAAGATGTTCTTGTTCAAGGAGCAAACACTGCTTACTTCGTTCAATTAGGTTCAATGGGAGATTTAGTAGGTTTAGATTCAGAAAGAATGCATGAAATTGTTATGGGAACAACAAGTTTCTTAGCTGGTAAATTCCCATTCATGATGTTCGGTTTACCAGGTGCGGCTTTAGCAATGTACAAATGTGCTAAACCTGAAAAACGTCAAGCTGTGGGTGGTTTATTAGGAGCTGCTGCATTAACAACTATTTTAACTGGTATTACTGAACCATTAGAATTCACATTCTTATTCGTTGCACCAGTGTTATTCGTTGTACATGCTGTATTTGCTGGATTATCATTCATGTTAATGGCAATGTTAGATGTATTCATCGGGATGACATTCTCTGGTGGATTAATTGACTTCGTTTTATTCGGATTATTACCTGCAGGAGCTGGTGTAGCGACTCATTGGTACTGGGTATTAGTTGTTGGTGTTGTTTACTTTGCTTTATACTTCGTTGTATTTAGCTTCTTAATTAAAAAATTAAACTTAAAAACACCAGGTCGTGAAGATGATAACGAAGAAGTAAAATTATTCTCTAAAAAAGACTTCCAAGAACGTAACGGTGGATCTGCAGAAGCAACAACAGCTACAGCTGGAACTGATGAATGGAAAGAAAAAGCACCATTAGTATTAGAAGCATTAGGTGGAGCAGAAAATATTGAGAACTTAGATGCATGTATTACACGTTTACGTGTTGAAGTTGGAGATACTTCTAAAGTTGATAAAGATCGCTTAAAAGCTTTAGGTGCGGCAGGAGTTATGGAAGTTAAAGGTGGAGTTCAAGCAATCTTCGGTGGAAACTCAAATACTCTTAAAAACTACATTTTAGATATTATTGGTGACTAA
- a CDS encoding alkaline phosphatase family protein, with the protein MKTIIYPNYERCILNTMATIMNYYGIKTGHQTLPEVEEVLGKKYKNVVLMVFDGMGIDALEKNLKPSDFLNQQIKAELTSVVPSTTTAAMTAYYGGKSPFEHGWLGWSLYFKEYGRCIDTFINTDSYTGEALAFPHAGHELMGYTHVCDQVEATTNHEVKAYMVEPSYINYRGKNQKIGVDDAKGFFKEVEKLCQTDEEKFVFAYWTDPDKTMHSTGCYSKETKEKLQEINDLLKQLSETMEDTLILVSADHGLIDVEPKIYLNEYPELMDCFLMPPFIEGRLMSFFIREDLKDVFKERFNQLFSDDFILLTRQEALEKGLFGPGQPHKKTLDFIGDFIACATSTKLFDYMPVIKTKKFEFTATHAGLTREEMLVPLIVVESK; encoded by the coding sequence ATGAAGACGATTATATATCCAAATTATGAACGTTGTATTTTAAATACAATGGCAACCATCATGAACTACTATGGTATTAAGACTGGGCATCAGACTTTACCAGAAGTTGAAGAAGTATTAGGTAAGAAGTATAAAAATGTTGTCTTAATGGTTTTTGATGGAATGGGGATAGATGCATTAGAAAAAAACCTAAAACCATCTGACTTTTTAAATCAACAGATTAAAGCTGAATTAACATCTGTTGTTCCATCAACGACAACAGCCGCTATGACAGCCTATTATGGCGGAAAATCGCCATTTGAACATGGATGGCTAGGATGGTCGTTGTATTTTAAAGAATACGGTCGTTGTATTGATACGTTCATTAATACAGATAGTTATACAGGAGAAGCGCTAGCGTTTCCTCATGCCGGTCACGAATTAATGGGATATACTCATGTTTGTGATCAAGTGGAGGCAACGACTAACCATGAAGTGAAGGCCTACATGGTAGAACCAAGCTACATTAACTATAGAGGTAAAAATCAAAAAATAGGTGTAGATGATGCCAAAGGCTTCTTTAAAGAAGTAGAAAAGTTATGTCAAACAGATGAAGAAAAGTTTGTATTTGCTTATTGGACAGATCCTGATAAAACGATGCATTCAACAGGATGTTACTCAAAAGAAACAAAAGAAAAGTTACAAGAAATTAATGATTTATTAAAACAATTATCAGAAACGATGGAAGATACGTTAATTTTAGTGTCTGCCGATCATGGATTAATTGATGTTGAACCTAAGATTTATTTAAATGAGTATCCAGAATTAATGGATTGTTTTTTAATGCCGCCATTTATTGAGGGGCGTTTAATGTCATTTTTCATTCGTGAAGATTTAAAAGATGTCTTTAAAGAACGTTTTAATCAGTTATTTAGTGACGATTTTATTTTATTAACTCGCCAAGAAGCGCTTGAAAAAGGATTATTTGGTCCAGGTCAACCACATAAAAAGACTCTTGATTTTATCGGTGATTTTATTGCCTGTGCAACAAGTACAAAATTATTTGATTATATGCCAGTGATTAAAACGAAAAAGTTTGAGTTTACAGCGACACATGCGGGATTAACACGAGAAGAAATGTTAGTGCCATTAATTGTCGTAGAATCTAAATAA
- the bcp gene encoding thioredoxin-dependent thiol peroxidase, whose amino-acid sequence MKSIVLTEGMEAPDFTLMGSDHQLHSLRDYRGRKVILYFYPRDHTPGCTNQAKAFRDAIESFKAQNAVILGISRDTITSHEKFTTKHELPFLLLSDTEETVCNLYGVLKEKNMYGKKAIGIERSTFLIDEAGIITKIYRKVKVAGHIDDVLENCSL is encoded by the coding sequence ATGAAATCTATCGTTTTAACGGAAGGAATGGAAGCTCCTGACTTTACGTTAATGGGATCAGATCATCAATTACACTCATTACGTGATTATCGCGGACGTAAAGTGATTTTATACTTTTATCCTCGTGATCATACACCTGGTTGTACGAACCAAGCAAAAGCCTTTCGAGATGCGATTGAATCATTTAAAGCACAAAATGCTGTCATCTTAGGAATTAGTCGTGACACAATTACAAGTCATGAAAAATTTACAACTAAACACGAATTACCCTTCTTATTACTTTCAGATACAGAAGAAACGGTTTGTAACCTATACGGTGTTTTAAAAGAAAAAAATATGTATGGTAAAAAAGCTATTGGGATCGAACGATCAACCTTTTTAATTGATGAAGCAGGAATCATTACAAAGATTTATCGTAAAGTTAAAGTAGCGGGACATATTGATGATGTTTTAGAAAACTGCTCATTATAA
- a CDS encoding Fur family transcriptional regulator, whose translation MTQSKGYQTRQRSLILNYLVTHRNRHITAEEIIHHFQSNGIQLGKSTVYRYLNLLLEKGTIRKYLRGSGPTACYRYVEEQTPEMTCHLKCERCGKVQDLSCEEIKMIATSFSEEIGFQLDLSHTVFLGQCRECVTK comes from the coding sequence ATGACACAGTCAAAAGGATATCAAACCAGGCAAAGAAGTTTAATTTTAAACTACTTAGTCACCCATCGGAATCGTCATATTACAGCCGAAGAAATTATTCATCACTTTCAGTCAAATGGGATTCAGTTAGGAAAGTCGACCGTCTATCGCTATCTAAACTTATTATTAGAAAAAGGAACGATTAGAAAATATTTACGTGGAAGTGGTCCAACGGCTTGTTATCGATACGTTGAAGAGCAAACACCGGAAATGACTTGTCATTTAAAGTGTGAAAGATGTGGAAAAGTTCAAGATTTATCTTGCGAGGAAATAAAAATGATTGCGACTAGTTTTAGTGAAGAAATTGGCTTTCAATTAGATTTAAGCCATACCGTTTTTTTAGGTCAATGTCGCGAATGTGTCACCAAGTAA
- the yaaA gene encoding peroxide stress protein YaaA codes for MLMILSPAKTFKTMTLESCNLSPHLLFTDKTKELVNQLQQYSKQELATLMKMSDTLAEINEERFKNFYQLNQQAMPAIHAFEGEAYKGLDSLTLDEEALQFSNESFRILSGLYGVLRPFDFINPYRLEMGLSWSGLHGKDLYTYWKGELTDYFLSELKETTGDQVLLNLASKEYSKAIDFKQIEKHYKVITVEFKERKGEAYKVIGMYAKRARGEMARYILMNQIHDMNELKAFNEGGYVFNEDLSNEKTWIFTRD; via the coding sequence ATGTTAATGATTCTGTCTCCTGCTAAAACCTTTAAGACAATGACATTAGAGTCTTGTAATTTATCACCTCATCTTCTTTTTACCGATAAAACAAAGGAATTAGTCAATCAACTCCAGCAGTATTCAAAGCAAGAGTTGGCTACTTTAATGAAAATGTCTGATACATTAGCAGAAATAAATGAGGAACGATTTAAAAACTTTTATCAGTTAAATCAGCAAGCCATGCCTGCTATTCATGCTTTTGAAGGGGAGGCTTATAAAGGATTGGATTCATTGACTTTAGATGAAGAGGCGCTACAGTTTTCTAATGAGTCATTTCGTATTTTATCGGGGCTTTATGGAGTTTTAAGACCATTTGATTTCATTAATCCTTATCGATTGGAGATGGGATTATCGTGGTCTGGACTTCATGGAAAAGATCTTTATACTTACTGGAAAGGGGAGTTAACGGATTACTTTTTAAGTGAATTAAAAGAAACAACAGGGGATCAAGTGTTGTTGAATTTAGCTTCTAAAGAATATAGTAAGGCGATTGATTTTAAACAAATAGAAAAACATTATAAAGTGATTACGGTTGAGTTTAAAGAACGAAAAGGCGAAGCGTACAAAGTAATTGGCATGTACGCCAAGCGAGCACGTGGTGAAATGGCACGCTATATTTTAATGAATCAAATTCATGACATGAATGAGCTGAAAGCCTTTAACGAGGGAGGATATGTGTTTAACGAAGACTTATCAAATGAAAAGACATGGATTTTTACAAGAGATTAA
- a CDS encoding EFR1 family ferrodoxin (N-terminal region resembles flavodoxins. C-terminal ferrodoxin region binds two 4Fe-4S clusters.): protein MIFYFSGTGNSQSIATQMSQEQTETLISMSQASQKQQFEYDLTSDEKLTFVFPIHHFAAPPLVIEFIRKLTFKHQMPHQLDVVVTYGHHYGEVAKQVMKEVEAKNWKLHHFYAIHMPDNRFKSSRQDIHDRLNEAKHQVEKMNQEMLEMKQTSDINKCVQVGWVTQIASTLLQNVDKKMKTFEVNEDCISCKICERICPVGCIKVDQKPKWTKNCHTCLACVNYCPKSAITIKQQKKLGGRYTHPDILWHHLNKN from the coding sequence ATGATTTTTTACTTTAGTGGAACTGGAAACAGTCAATCTATCGCAACACAAATGAGTCAAGAGCAAACAGAAACGCTCATTTCAATGAGTCAAGCCAGTCAAAAACAACAATTTGAATATGATTTAACGTCTGATGAGAAGTTGACTTTTGTGTTTCCAATTCATCACTTTGCTGCACCACCGTTAGTTATCGAATTTATTAGAAAGCTAACGTTTAAACATCAAATGCCTCATCAATTAGACGTGGTGGTGACGTATGGACATCACTATGGTGAGGTAGCGAAGCAAGTGATGAAGGAAGTAGAAGCTAAGAACTGGAAGCTTCATCATTTTTATGCCATTCATATGCCAGATAATCGTTTTAAATCATCAAGACAAGACATTCATGATCGATTGAATGAAGCCAAACATCAAGTTGAAAAAATGAATCAAGAGATGTTAGAGATGAAACAAACATCTGATATTAATAAGTGCGTTCAAGTAGGATGGGTGACTCAGATAGCGTCTACTTTATTACAGAATGTTGATAAAAAGATGAAAACTTTTGAAGTAAATGAAGATTGTATTTCATGTAAAATATGCGAAAGAATCTGTCCAGTAGGATGTATAAAAGTCGATCAAAAACCAAAATGGACAAAAAACTGTCATACGTGTTTAGCTTGTGTGAATTATTGTCCTAAATCAGCCATTACGATTAAACAACAAAAAAAGTTAGGTGGGCGATATACGCATCCAGACATTTTGTGGCATCACTTAAATAAGAACTAA